The Suricata suricatta isolate VVHF042 chromosome 3, meerkat_22Aug2017_6uvM2_HiC, whole genome shotgun sequence genome contains the following window.
TGAAATTGCAGAGTTTGTTGTTTTAGTAATATTTGGCCATCAAAAGGAACACCTATGCCACACCACGGGTGACCTAGAGATTATGATCAGTGAAAACTAgggttttgggagtgggaagaGTAGATAAGGACAGTAGACTGGCCACAGTTGGACTTTTTATATACCATTTTCTTAGTCACGGAGAAGTAAAATGAGGGGCATCTAAGTAAATGAGGTAATGTAAGACTTGGagtaaaaaaacatttgattttcTGTTACTGCAGTTTGTAAGACTTAAGAAACAAGACTTtaaatgtggtgtgtgtatacacacacacacacacacacacacacacacacacacacacaatggagtattactcagcaatcaaaaagagcaaaatcctgccatttgcaactacgtggatggaactagagggtatcttgctaagcgaaattagcccaagagagacaaatatcatatgacctcactcatatgaggactttaagatacaaagcagatgaacataagggaggggaagcaaaaataatgtaaaaccaGGGAGGAGGACAAACTGTGACACTCTAAAatagaacaaacagggttgtgggaagggggtgggctaaatgggtaaggggcattaaggaatctactctgaAATTATtgtaccatatgctaactaatttgggtgtaagtttaaaaaataaatgattaattaaaaaaaacccaagactTTAAAACTCTACTGTGGACATTACACTAAGTTATCAAGCagttaaagatttttatattgaagggttttttaaatgttttgagagagaccttGCAtgctggggggaggcagagaaagagggggacaatACCAACCAGGCTGAGCGCTAACAGTTCCATTGCggggtgctcaaactcatgaacctcaagatcatgaactaactggaaatcaagagtcagacactcaacccactgagccaccaaggtgcccatatatatatatatatatatatatatatattttttttttaatatgaactcAGCTATAGTCAAATTGTTATTATCAAGCCAGAATgcaaagttattttaagaaaNNNNNNNNNNNNNNNNNNNNNNNNNNNNNNNNNNNNNNNNNNNNNNNNNNNNNNNNNNNNNNNNNNNNNNNNNNNNNNNNNNNNNNNNNNNNNNNNNNNNttttttttaatatgaactcAGCTATAGTCAAATTGTTATTATCAAGCCAGAATgcaaagttattttaagaaaaataaactccctTGTTTGTAAGGATCTTATGCATTTGCAGTATGTCAGAGGATAACTGGGGGAAAGGTTTTAAGCTGAttaattatctttctctcttcataAAATGCTGGCCCTCTCTCTAGAAAGTAGAAACAGACAACGCAGGCAGTGTGTTCACACAGGTGGTTTTTCAGTAAACCAGAAGTCTGTCACCCTTTGGATTGTTCGCCTAGGTTTTTCTCCTCTACGGTGCAGCCAAGACCCAGACTTTTGACTGCAGAacaacactttttctttttttcttccttttttttttaaattaaaaagtttttagtgcttatttatttttgaaggagagagagagagagagagagagagacagtgacagtgtgagtgggcaagggacaaggagagagagggagacacagaatctgaagcaggctccaggctctgagctgtctgcacagagcccgatgcggggcttgaactcgtgactggtgagaccatgacctgagccagtcagacacttaaccaactgagccactctgccACCACGAGACTTTgtctttaaaagcagaaataggtctttatttttttttaatttcttaaaaatgcaaatttgtgTGTAGTATTGGGGTAGGAGTCAATGAGGAACAGTCACAGAAAGTAGACTTCTTCAGTCAAGTTGCTGCAGCATTTCACCCTGTTTATTGTGTATTTACTCatcttttataagattttttaaattcctaatatATGATGACTAGGAAGAGATGTTATAAGGAAATCCAtgaattggctttttttttttttaagattgttcaTCCAGCTTTATGAATCACAGAAATATCTTTTAAGTAAGACGTTCTAAAACAAAGGCAGATAACATTGGCTAAAGTGAAAAATTTAGGCTTGATTAACCTATTGctactttaataataattttccttaagaaaagaaaataggaagctTCAGTTATTTACAGTTCTGTAGGCTGGAAAAAAGAATCCCACGTTGTAACCCAACgctagaaaatttaaatgaaccTCTTAATTTTTAGCTCTTCAGTAAATTGAAATGACCAGTGGGCATAATACCCAgctatcacctttttttttatcatagctAACCTATCTTCTGTTTTAACACAGCTGCAGAAAGACCTAGAAGAGGTAAAGGTGCTGCTGGAAAAGGCTACTAGAAAAAGAGTACGTGATGCCCTTACGGCTGAAAAATCCAAGATCGAGACAGAAATCAAGAACAAGATGCAGCAGAAATCGCAGAGAAAAGCAGAACTCCTCGACAGTGAAAAGCCAGCTGCCGTGGTTGCTCCCATTACAACGGGATACACAGTGAAAATCAGTAATTACGGTATGACTCACTACCCTCcatccagctctctctgcctcccagcacCTTATTCCTGGGTAGTGAATTTTAACtcgattttaaaaataatctgtttgtttttggtggtttGAAAGAGAAGACCCATCaatgaaaaaaagggaagaatacATTCTAGAAGCTATTAACAAGACAGCAAGATGGTTTAGTACAATGAGTAGCAACAGAAATGAACCTGTTCTGAAAGATGTGTAGCATATAAGGGACAGcttcttgttttgctttaatCCTGTCTTGCATTTTTGCCAGAAAACCACCAATATTATCTAAGGAAGGGAATCTAGTTAAATTCCGAACATCTTTGAGTGCGTTATATGTGCCACTATTGTGCTTGGTGTCGTGGCAACAACAGTGACCGAGACCCGATCCCTGCTCGTGGTGTGGTTCGAACACAGACCTACAACCAAAAATCCTGTGCCCGGTACTGATGCCGCTTCCCCTCAGTAGGCTTAGTGGGACGGTGCAACCTCGGTGTGAGGGGCGGGAGGTCATTTTTCTTTGTGCTCACAACCTCTAGCATGTAGCAGTCAGTCCATATTGGCTTAAACGAATGGAGTTCTGTGGGAGTGCAGCCGATGTAatctgaaggaggtgaggaaCGGGGAATTCCAAGAGGACTTGAGTTTGCAGGGCGAGTTCGGCAGgtgtgaggaagggaaggggatcTCGCGAGCAGAGGAGACGCGTGGAGACGTGAAAGGCACCTTGTGTTTTCTGTACTGTCATACTGAAAAGCAGTGTGTTGTGCTTGAGAGACCCACTGGGGGACAGTAAGGAGATCTGCCGTGTACTTCCTCGGCCACGGGAAGCTGGTCTGAGGTGGTAGGATGGCGGCATGCGCCCAGCAGCCTAGATGGGAGTTTCGGGATGGATTGATTGCATGGGGAAGAAGCTGGACGAAGTTCTGCAGAGTTCTCTAGGACATCTTTTTTAACACTACATTTCTATTGTGTAGGACTAAGCAAGGGACAGTCAGGGATATGTGTATTTAATCTACatatacaataaatacatatacatgtttaGTATAGGTTTTGTACATGAAGCTTGGTTTTTGTGTTGACAACTCATTTAGGTTAGAGAATAATATGAATTGTTTGATAATATATACCTCAGTGGCATTTAGTGTAGATAATGGTTAGCGAAATTAGATTTGGATGAATTAGACTGAATTCTACTTTGTCAGAGAAGGGAATTGTGGAAGCTGTGACTGTTTTTTAACTGCGTAGAGAATAGAAAGGATTATGAAATTAGATGATGCTGTTTAGCTATCCCGTTTAAAGAATTATTGATCTTTAGGTGTAGGGGAAAatttccacacacaaaaaaaatgagcgggtttgttttgttttaggggttttttttatcttaatttttgagTGGAGTTGTGACACATTAGGCTCAGGTGTACAGCACAGTGAGTCCATGCTGTGTGCTCACCCCGGTGTAGCCGCCATCTGTCCGTGTCCGGCGCTATTGACAGTATCTGCTATGTCACCTCTGCCGTATCTTTTATTCCTCGAcgtactcattccataactggaagcctctGTCTCCCGCTCCCCTTCACCACTGTGCTGGTCTTTTCCCCACAGCCTCAGCAAGCAACCACTGGTCTCTCccctgtatttatgggtctgtttctgctgtTGTTTGGTGTTTTAGATTCCGCATAGAGATGAAACCATGGTGTTTGTCttctctttgacttatttcacttagcataatactcttttaGTCCTTCCgtattgttgcagatggcaagggTTTTTTCtagtggctgagtaatattccacatcTGTAtcatgtataccacatcttcattcatctgttgacacttaggttgcttccctatcttggctattataaattatgctacaataaacatagggtgcatattgtttcaaattagtgttttcgttTGCCACAAGTAAATACCCAGTattggaattactgaatcatatagtatttctggttttaatttcctgagcaacctccatactgttttccacactggctgcacagtttgcattcccactcagcagtgcacaagggttccttttttctccacatcctcacccacacttgttacttgtttttaattctagccattctgacaggtgtaaggtgacatctcattgtagtttgattggtatttccctgattgttgagcatctcttcatgtgtctgttggccatttgtatgtctttggggaaatgtctattcaggtgctctgcccatttttcttcATTGGATTGTTTGCGGGGGTGGTGTGGGGGGTATGGAATCGtacataagttctttatattttgaatattaaccccttatcatttgcaaatatcttctcccattcagtaggttgtcttttcattttgttgatgatccTTttatgtgcagaagctttttattttaatatagtcttaatagtttatttttttttgttttccttgccgcCAGAGCTATGtctagaaaaatgctgctacGGCCAGTATCAGAGacattattgcctgtgttctcttctaggagttcatggtttcatgtctcacattttggtctttgatccattttattttttgtgtggtaTTAGAAAAATGAGCAGCTACTCTTAAAAGAATGTATTTAGTGATCGTATTTCTTATTCTAAGGTATTAAAAAGGTGGAGGGGGGGCTTTGTGTTCAGtaaacctggatttgaatctcagTTCTACCACTAGCTAGATGCCTAACTGTGGGTAGATTATTTAACTGCTATGAAGTTCAATTTCTCCATCTGgaaaattattctatttaaatttttcccaTGTTTCTATTACTAGAATTTATCCAGTTTTAGGAGCCATTATGCATTTGCTGTTCTAGAGACGGTAATGAGACTTCAGCCGtgtcattttttttgttgttactagGATGGGATCAGTCAGATAAGTTTGTGAAAATCTACATTACCTTAACTGGAGTTCATCAAATCCCCACTGAGAATGTGCAGGTGCATTTCACAGAGAGGTGAGTTTTCACATTGGGGAAGATACTGGTATCACACAATGGGAACGATTAAGTCCAGCGTTGCCTTATTACCGGTTCTTTTCTCTTGCAGTTCCTAAAACTACTTAAATTTAGAATTCTCCTTTACACCTGTTCTGAAGAGGTTACTCTCACCAGGGGTGGCCAAATGCACATCCTGAAATAAAGCTTGTGGCTTTTTCCCACCCGAGCTATAAAGCACCTCTCCTAGAGGCAGAAAGCTCATGTGTTCACTCTTGTGCTGTAGGTCATTTGATCTCCTGGTAAAGAATCTAAATGGGAAGAGCTACTCCATGATTGTGAACAATCTCTTGAAACCCATCTCTGTGGAAGGCAGTTCAAAAAAAGTAAGTTTGCTCCTTTGTCGTAATATTTGGAAATCTCATTAAATTGAACCTGGTTGATTTAAAATTGAGATGAGCTAGAATTAATTTACCCTCTGTAACAgatcagcaaactacagcctggTCCCTTTATTGGAACATTCCTGTGCTCACTTAGGTGCTGTCTGGGGGGCTGCTATAATGAAACAAGTAGCTGCCCCAGAAGCCTGAACTACTGTGTGGCCAATTGTCAACTCCTGTGCTGTGAGAATAGTTTATTGGATGCTtgggcagttcagtcagttaagcatctgatttaggctcagctcatgatctcagatcTTGAGCTCgaaccccttctctctctgcccctcactcacttgtgccctccctttctctcaaggaaaaaaaaaatattgccattAAAATCAGGAGGGGAATAAACTATTAAGATCAAATGAGAATTGAGTTTTAATGCCAGTTGTGCCACTTacattctgtgcctcagtttcctcatctgtattaTGGGAATAATTTGTTTTACAAAGTTGCAATTATATACTGAAATTATATAAGGTACTTAAataatggtagctattattagcACTATATGTAAATTTTTGATACATAAGAGGACTTCACTTATTCTAACTGGAATTAATAAAAGctgtaaaatgttaaattattatgCATACCTCTCATTAATTCAGATAATCTCTTTTCGACTTAAATAGGGTTTAATGCATCTGGCACATAGAGGTGCCATTCTGCTGTGTTCAGAGTTGAACACAGCAGGTTAGAGGTAGTATTAGAACGTAACTTAAAAATCATCATGTGTCTCACTGCTTCCTTCATCCACTAAACGCGTAGTTGAATGAATACTCAGTCCTAGGAATTCTGTGGATCATTGTTGAGTTGTatattctcttgctctctgcctgtctctgacCCCTTACTAATGTAACTCTCTCCTTGAGTCACCaaaatcatcccattttacagccGTTCTCCTTGCAGTGCCCTTTCTTCCAGATCTCGGGCCACTGCTCAGATTTCACTCACAGAGGCCTTGCCTAATGAAGTGCCTCCATCAAACACCATTAACACTTTACCTTGGTTTTTGACTTTGTCTTTGAAAGCATTCCAGTTTTACTTGTTTATGGTCTCTTCCATGAGTATTTGGACTGTGGCCTGTTTGTAAAGGTATTACACGTAAAACAGGTCGTACACACAATaatttgagtaaataaatatcCATGCTCTCTCCGTGTGTTCTAAGTTGTACATATCCCCTATTTTCTTCCAGGTTAAGACAGATACAGTTCTTATCTTAtgtagaaagaaagcagaaaacacaaGGTGGGACTACCTGACTCAGGTtgaaaaagaatgcaaagaaaaagagtgagtttactttcatttctttaagaatTCTGATGTATTCTTTGCTGGGATTGTAGGTTTTTAACACTTTGCTGTTGTGGATAACAGTTGTCTGTGATGTGACCATCCACCGCTTCATGTCCACTGGGTCACCCAGTTAGCTTCCAACTGTCAGGACCTACCTGAAGAGGGCACACGTCCGCATGTTGCTTTATACGAGGACTTTAGTTGTGGTTGGCTTTTTTTATACTGGTTCATTGttattcattcatacattgtACGCACGTACTGGTTCTTAATACTGAGCCAGTGGTGCTTCTGTACGGATACCAGGTCCTTTCTCTGATTCCATTTCATTAGTCTAAGAtacaacatacatttttaaagtaggcttcatgcacgtggggtttgaacttaaaaacctgagatcaagagtcatgcacTTAACTGGTGGAGCCACCCATATATACTTTGGAATTCCACAGAAGTTTCTTACATGTAATTTAGTTTCACTGTCGCTGGTGTAGAGGGAACAAATAGAGATACTTCCATCCTAGGTCAGACCatttctctgctttaaatgtcctGCAGTGACGATGTCCTACATTGAGTCACTTAGCCTTCCttccacatttctctctctccttccctggtaGCCTGCCCATATTTGATTGGCAAGGGTAGGAACTACCTGAATTGATTTTAAATTGAGAATGAATTACCTGAGTCCAGGATCATGTCTTTGTTTCCTCAGAGCCCAGTTAATGCGATCTGGCACTTAGTAAGTGAGGAATATAATTGGCTCTGCTTGGACACTGATTGAACTAGAGGCACTGATTATATTAAGGACATAGCAGTAAATGGGATCATGGGATCATTACTATATAtttgtatctgttttctttttaacagaaagCCCTCCTATGACACTGAAACAGATCCTAGTGAGGGATTGATGAATGTTctaaagaaaatttatgaagaTGGAGATGATGATATGAAGCGAACCATTAATAAGGCCTGGGTGGAATCGAGAGAGAAGCAAgccaaaggagacacagaattttgaGACTTGAAAGTCATTGGGGACTGTGATGTGGAAATACTGATATTTTCAATGAGGAAATGTTGAGGAGCTACACAGATAAATTTGACAGATAACTACTTACATAGCCTTCTTAGAAGTAAAGGCAGTGAATTCTCCCATTTCCTACTGgaggatttatttaaatatgcttATTAAAAACTTCCCCCAAAGATGATTTCCTTAGTAATCTGGGCATTTTGTTCAAAAAAGGGTAATACTGTACTCTTGTGTGAAATGTTAAAAAGCAAGTCTTGCCTAATGATCTTGCCACATTGTGTGTATTTTTGTTCAGCTAAGAGGTAGAAAACAAAAGTTCTTGTTTGCCTATAAGTTCCTGACATCACCTCCCACCAATGTAaggataagtaaaaataaaacctggaTTTTTGCATAAAATGCAGATTTGTATCTGTGTACTTCAAGGTTGTTGGTAGTTTTTCTGTGAGCagcttaatatatatataccacgcaTTACTACCATGCCCTAATAATCTAATCACAAGTGCTTTCCTctagatattaatatatttataaataagttaAAACTAAATCTGTACTTTGACAATAACAGACATCTGTGTATATACCACTTAGTAAGTTGCCGTGGGTCAGATGGcttgataaaacaaaaataaatgaagggccATCTATTCCTACGTTCACTCAAGGTGGTTAGGTTTTTGTTCAGTGGAATAGTTCTCTATCTATCCAGGAGTGTGCCGCAAATGTTTTAAAAGGGGGGATTTGTTTTAGAATCCAGAGTAAGAGCAAGATGCCCGTGATGTATTTGCCAATGCAATTAGACAAGAGAAAGCAAACacatagaggggaaaaaatcaagagGATTAACCGAAACTATGATTCATAATCAGAATTTGGTAAAAATCGTAGGGTAAGTTTGGCAGAGTTTAAAATTAGTATCTAGgacaacaataaacatttaacaacCTTTATAATAAAAGCTGTGTGATACTGGCATTGGAGACCAtcggaacagaacagaaaagatcCAAAGCATATGGAAGTTTTAGAATATAGTAACAGCATTTCAAAACTGTAGGAGAGCCAGGCATTTGAAATAATAGCTAAACAGCAGAGATCTAAATGTAGAGATGAGGCCTTTAGAGAACtagaagagagggacagagagctccACATTAACATAAGAGTGAGGGAAACTATATTGTGTGACTTCAAATCTAGAATAAGGCTAAATGCAGGAagaccttggtttgtgagcataatttgtccTGGAAATACACTTACAATCCAACacacttgtatatcaaaatgAACTTACcaagaagaaataatggaaattattttttaaataatggaaactcgatttgttccacaacccaaaaatacacatataaaaatgattatagtattgtaatacaaaacaaaaaaatacaaataaattaatctGCACTTAACCTTTGAAAACCTCCGTGGCTGGTGTGAGAGGGACAAGGAGGAGAGTTACTGTGTAGAACGACTTTCATTATCACTCACGGATCTCTGCTATCCACTGGCTCCACAGGATCTTTTTCTTccatgcaactttaacaaggaacctatccagcgacacttgcttttgcctccttttgaggattttgcagAAATGTGACACTGCATTGTCGTTAAACAGAATCATCACTTGCACTGCTACCATCTTATtcgggtggtgcttttctacaaaattttgcactgttcCCCACCTTTTACACATCTTAATCTCATTTGAAACAagggattcctctgcctttttctccaaCTCTGCAGATGAGAGGAGATGTAGACTTTATATAAAATCCTGCAATTTTGGTCACTCACATACCTTGTTTGTACTTCTCGAATATTTCCTTAACTTCCACTATAATGCTCTTCTGCTTGCCGCCTTTCTTGTCAACCTTTTTTCCGGCATGGGGGCCACTGTATGTGCTTGCCCTGTAGTCGCCCTGACTACAGTACTGATAAACTTGTCATAGACTGTATGTAATGTAACTGGCCATGAGGCAGCAGGGGAAAGATCTATATccgcaggcagcctgacctagaaggaagcaaagcatttctaagctcactcttgtatggaaaagcaaataaaggactgtccataggtgcgttgaagtgacaaaaaatacacaagtGCCAGTTATAGGCACCTaccaacgttctgaaaaatcactgatctcTGCCAAACACCgcagcctgagaccaagcatgGGAGATAATCACCTACAATCCCGCAGTGAGAGAacctttggctcagttgtgatcatgtgatgttcaatGTACTACTCGTATTTCAAGACCTCACTcgtttataaagttaaaattcattagaaatgtttgctggtCTTGTGGAGtgctcacagaacaagttacttgcaacccaaggttttactgtatttgtaattttaactACATAATATCCACATAGCAAGTAACCCCCAAAACATGACAATAATACTGGGAGGATTCCCAAGTAAGTTCATGAAGAAATGTAAGTAACTTTCTCATATGCAAAAGATGCTTGCTTCTTCAGAAGACAAAAACATTGTGTATCATTTACTAGGAAAACTCCAAAAGGTTAACAGACTATTGAGAGTATGGGGAAATACCTAAtgggaacagaataaaaagctaGTGAAGGTAAGAACTCCCATAGAAGGGTAGCTGGTAATTTCCACAGAATTACCTATGCATCGATCCTTTGTCTCACAAGTCTACTTCCGGGCTCTTTCCCACAGCTAACACTGGCAAAAATTTGTaatgataaatgcaaaaaaaaaaaaaggaaatagccaAATGCCAATAATAGAGAACTGACCGAGTAAACTGGTAACATTGAGTGGGAGGGTCCTTAacagtcacaaaaagaaaagattatttctcCATATTGATACAGAAGGATCGTCAGGATACAGGAAAAGCAAAATGCATAAAATGGTTTATGGGATATTTCCCTTAGTGTTGGAATGGGTGAGAAAGGAATCCACACACATGTATCTGCTTACTTCAAAAAGAAGCTAGAAGAGTCACCCAAACTGATAAGAACGGTTACCAACAGGGCAAAAAACAAGGCAGGATGGAAACAACACTTGTGAATGTACTTTTGTCTATAGTTTTCAACTTTAGAACCATcaaaatttaacaatttaaaagctaaatatggggtgcctgggtggctcagttgagggtctgactgtGCTAAGTGTAGAGCCTGCTGAAAAtcgtctctttctctccccctctgcccttctccccaactcacccttgaccttaaattttaaaaagctaaataaaaagttatcctcacatttgaaaacaaacataCTAAGTTGTGACAACACATTACTTACAGGTGACTTTGAAACACAGCATTCTGTCCATTGCTGGGGAGACGGAAGAGACAGAACCATAGACAGAAGCCTTAACACTGCAATTACTAGTGTTCGGGGTAAAATCTGTAGTATGTTGAAGCTATTTTCATGTATATCATAAAAGTAACGACTGAGTCATCAGGAGCTAATATTTTCACTAGTACAGAATCAATACAAActtaaccattattattatttttaaatgcacattgcCTAGAACACCCACCAGAAGGGCCTAAAGGCGAGGACAATTCAGAATTCAGTAGCAAAGAGGAGCAACCTTAGTGCTCAGATGTGGTGTCTAAACATTTCCTACTAAAAGGACCGGGGACCCTAGAAAAAATGTCTGAGGCAGAAAACACTCAAGGCAAGCCTGGGTTCTCTTGTGCCAGAAAGTGAGGAAATACCAAATATCCTTCATTAAATCAACAGGATATATAGG
Protein-coding sequences here:
- the CACYBP gene encoding calcyclin-binding protein, whose amino-acid sequence is MASALEELQKDLEEVKVLLEKATRKRVRDALTAEKSKIETEIKNKMQQKSQRKAELLDSEKPAAVVAPITTGYTVKISNYGWDQSDKFVKIYITLTGVHQIPTENVQVHFTERSFDLLVKNLNGKSYSMIVNNLLKPISVEGSSKKVKTDTVLILCRKKAENTRWDYLTQVEKECKEKEKPSYDTETDPSEGLMNVLKKIYEDGDDDMKRTINKAWVESREKQAKGDTEF